CGGCGGCACGGGCCCGCTCACGTTGAGCTTCCATGGCGGCTTCATAACCCGCCATATCCAGAGATAGGCCGCGCTCGCGGGCGATGTCCTGGGTTAGATCTGTAGGAAAACCGTAGGTATCGTGTAAGGTGAATACCAACTCACCCGGCACCTCACTCCCCTCGAGAGTGCTCAATGCACTCTCAAGCAAAGCCATACCTTTATCCAAGGTCTTGGCGAATTGCTCCTCCTCTTTGCGCAGTGCCTGCTCAATCAGCGACTGCTTCTCACGCAATTCTGGATAGGCCTCTCCCATCTGCTCTACTAGAGCGCTCACTAACTTAAAGAAGAAGACTTCTTTGTGGCCCAACTTGTGCCCATGACGCACTGCCCGGCGAATAATACGGCGCAATACAAAGCCACGACCTTCATTGGAAGGCATAACACCATCGGCAATCAAGAAGGAGCAAGAGCGAATATGATCAGCGATCACACGCAGAGACTTTTCCTCTAGGTTATCGCAACCAACAATGCTACTGGCTGCTCGTAACAACGCCTGGAACAGGTCAATTTCATAATTTGAGTGCACGCCCTGCATAACAGCGGCGATACGCTCCAGCCCCATCCCGGTATCGACAGAGGGTTTAGGCAGCGGGTGCAGCTCGCCGTCCGCCGTGCGCTCGTACTGCATAAATACCAGGTTCCAAATCTCGATATAGCGATCGAGATCGTCGTTGTCGGAACCAGGAGGGCCACCGGGTACATCTTCGCCGTGGTCAAAGAAAATTTCTGAACTGGGACCACAGGGGCCGGTATCACCCATTTGCCAGAAATTATCCTCATCAAGACGGGAGAAGCGCTCAGGGCTCACCCCAACTTCCTTTTGCCAAATATCGGCTGCTTCATCATCGCTGATATGCACGGTTACCCACAGGCGCTCTTCTGGCAAGTTCAGCACCTTGGTGAGGAAGTCCCAGGCAAAACGGATGGCATCGCGCTTAAAGTAATCACCGAAGCTGAAATTACCCAGCATCTCGAAGAATGTGTGGTGGCGCGCGGTATAACCTACATTTTCCAGGTCATTATGCTTACCCCCAGCACGCACGCAGCGCTGCGAACTAGTGGCCCGGTTGTAGGGACGCTTTTCCTGACCGAGGAAGGTGTCCTTAAACTGCACCATGCCGGCGTTGGTGAATAGCAGGGTCGGGTCATTGCCCGGAATCAAGGAGCTTGACGGCACCACAGTGTGGCCCTGTTCGGCAAAGTAATTCAGAAAGGCGTCGCGAATCTGTGCGCTTTTCATCCGGCGTAATTCCACTTCGTTAGTTGAGAGTTATTGAATGACACCGGTGACGCGGTGTCTCGTCTGTCCCGCTACTGTGCAAGCCCCTGCTCGGGCATGGTTTGTTGAGCCAGTAGATGGACATGCAGGTGAAATACGGTCTGCCCCGCGCTTCGACCATTGTTGACGACAAGTCGAAATCCCTCTAATCCCAGCTTTCTGCCAAGTTCAGCGGCCACCCACATCAAATGGCCGAGCAGAGCCTTGTCATCGCTATTGGCGTCAAACAAGTTAACCAGGGGTTTACGCGGGATAATGAGGAGATGGGTCGGGGCTTGTGGCGCCCGATCCTCAATAACGATACAAAGATCGTCCTCGTAGATTTTCTCGTTCGCTATTTCGCCCGAGATAATTCGACTGAAAACGCTGGGTTCACCCATTGGTTTATTTTTCCAGCTTTTCCTCAGCAGTCAGCTGACGCGCCTCGGATTCCAGCATCACCGGGATGCCGTCTTTTATTGGATAGGCCAGACCGCTAGCTTTACACACCAGCTCCTGGGTCTCCTCACGGTACTCAAGCGGCGCCTTGCTTACCGGACACACTAACAGGCTCAGTAACTTCTTATCCATGTTCCACCCCACTATTTCCCCCTGGCGTAACAAGCAGGGGGCAAAAATGACCGCGTATCATACAATGCTTCATAGGGTTTTTCACGGCATTCGCCAAGGGTTACAACCAGCATGGTTGTCTGCCCCTTGTTTTTATCAAGAGACGACAGACCCCGCCTGCGGTTCGTAGGATTTTAAATGACCAAGCAGCAGATCACGTGCTAAACGCCCCTCTTCGACCTCATTAAAAAGCTCGTGATAAGCCTTGGGAAAGCAGTGCAGCATTTTGCCGGCCGAGCCCATCCGCCCAAACCACTCACGACTCACTCCAACATCCACCAGCCGATCGGATTCCGGCAGTAACATCAGGCAAGGCACCAGTAATCGCTCCAGATTAGTGGAGAGAAACTCCCGCTCGCGCAGAAATGTCTCAAACCAGCGCAGTGAAACCCCTCGATGCGTTAGCTCATCCTCACGGTAAGCTTCAATTACCGCAGAATCCCGACTCAACCACTGGCTATCTATCCTGCTGGAAAGCACTAGCCCTGGGAACATCTTTGCCAGTATCAGCACCAGCCTCAACTCGAGTCCCGAAGGCTCCTTAGCCCCGCGGAAACCCGGTGCTGATAGGATGAGGCTATCTACTGCCCCGTAGCGAACGGCACTGCCACAAGCGACCACTGCCCCCATACTATGCCCTAACAGATGCAGCCGTGTGCCGGGGTTACCACTTTTGACCAGGCAGATAAATTCATAGAGGTCCTCGCTATAGAGCGAGAAATCCTCTATGTGCCCCCTCTTCCCCTGGGACAAACCATGACCATAATGGTCCGGCGCATACACACTGAAACCTGCCCGATTAAGATGTGCCGCTAAATTAACGTAACGGCCGCTGTGCTCACCCAGCCCATGGGAAATCACCACAGTTCCCCGCGCGCCTTCAACCCACCAGCGGCGGTAATGCAAACTGATGTTTCTTGTTAAAAATTCCATTGTCGCAGCCCACTTTCCTTATTGTTTTGTCGCGCTTTGGTCACCCCTAACCCTCCCCCTCAAGGCTATCGCGATACTTACCCAACATAGCCAGATGATTCATACATGCTCGCTTAACCAAGGCTCTCTGCGCCATTTCAATATTTTCCAGCTTGCCATGCCAAGTCGCTAACGCCGGCTGTTGCAATGCCCTCCCATAGGAGAAACTCAACTGCCATGGAGCATTGTTAAGCTGGTTAAGGGCATTAAGGTTTTCTGTAGCCTCTTCCGGGCCCTGTCCACCAGAAAGAAAATTGATACTGGGCACTGCGGCAGGCACACTGCGACGCAGGCTGCGCAAAGTGTACTCAGCCACTTCTTGCGGCTCCGCACTAGGCAACTCTGCTCCAGGAGTGACCATACTCGGCTTAAGCAACATCAACTCCAAAATAACACCATGACGATTCAAGGCATGAAAAACACTGCTCCAAACCTGTTCGTTAACAGTCGCGGAGCGTTCGAGACTGTGATTGCCGTCCATTAGCACTTCCGGCTCAACAATGGGCACCACCCCCTCAGACTGGCAAACGGCGGCATACCGAGCCAACATTTCCGCGTTAGCAGTAAGCCCCAACTCAGTGGGGTTGTGAGCACTCACGGGATACACTTCCCGCCACTTGGCAAATCGCGCTCCCTGCGCCTTATATTCCCGCAAGCGTTCGATAAGGCCATCGAGCCCATAGGTGATCATGTCCCCCTCCGCGCCGGGAAGAGGCCCCTTGCCTTTATCAACTTTAATACCCGGTAGAATCCCCTGTGCCGCCGCCACCTCAGGCAAAGGCGTACCACCTCTATCACTCTGACCGAGCGTTTCCTCAAACAGAATGACACCACAAATAAAGTCCCCAAGCCCCTCACTCGACAGCAGGGCCGCACGGTAATCTCGGCGGTTTGTTTCGGTTGATTCCACCCCTACAGCAGAAAAGCGCTTGGCGATAGTTCCGCTGCTCTCATCTGCAGCCAGGATTCCCCGACGACCATCGACCAGAGAATCTATCGTTGCTTTTAACTCATCGTGAACTGTCATAAAAACACCTCCATGTGCCAAAACCCAGTCAAGGATAGACGCTTAAATTAGAATGCTTTGCAGGCTGCAACTGCTCGCTTCCAACCCGTCAGTAGGGAATCCCTTTTTTCTGCTGGCATTCCCGGCAGAAAATCGCGCTCAATCTCCAGCAGACGCTCCGGTAGCTGGTGAAAATGCCAGAGACCACTGCCGATCCCCGCCAATAGCGCCGCGCCGATTGCCGTGGACTCAATCTGTCTGGGGCGCTCTACACGCAGATCGGAAATGTCGGCCTGAAACTGCATCAAGAAATTGTTCGCGCTTGCCCCGCCATCGACACGCATATGGCTGATATCAACCTTTAGAGCCTCTTCCATAAGCCGCGCCAACTCATCACTCTGGTAGGCGATGGACTCAAGAGTGGCGCGAACCACTTCAGCCCGCCCCGCACCCCGGCTCAAGCCACACAAAGTTCCCCGCGCCGATGAATCCCAGTGTGGTGCACCCAGGCCGCTAAACGCCGGCACTAAATACACTCCGCGGGTATTGGGAATGCTCTGCGCAATAATCTCGCTATCGACAGCCCGCTGAATCAATCCCATTTCATCACGCAGCCACTGTATTGCTGAACCCGCGGTAAATACTGAGCCCTCAACCGCATAGCCTGGTAATCCATGGGGGTCACAAGCGATTGTGGCCAGCAGGCCGCGAGGCGGTTCAGGGTGTTTTTCGCCGGCATAGGCCAGCATAAAGCAGCCAGTGCCATAGGTATTTTTGAGATCTCCTGGGTTCGTACAGCCTTGCCCAAACAGCGCCGCCTGCTGATCTCCAGCCACCCCACAAATAGGTGCACTGACGCCAGCAAAAGCTGCTGGATCCGTATCGACAAAATATCCGGCAGACGACCTGATTTCTGGCAGAATCGACTCAGGGCACTCAAAAAGAGCCAGCAACTCTGGATCCCAGCTTTTCTCCTCCAAGTTATAAAGTAGGGTGCGACTGGCGTTAGTATGATCAGTCATGTGCGCGCGGGCACCGCTCATCTTCCAGATCAACCAGCTGTCTACCGTGCCAAAACACAGCTCCCCCTTGCGAGCACGGGCCTGTAGATCCGGCTGCTCTCGAAATAGCCACAGCAGCTTACTGGCAGAAAAGTACGCGTCCAATAGTAGTCCGCTGCGTGCGCGCAGCCATTCGAACTTTCCTTCTGTGGCAAACTGCGCACAAATATTTGCTGAGCGCCGACACTGCCAGACAATTGCCCTATGCACTGGCTCGCCTGTGTGGCGATCCCACAGGATCGTTGTCTCTCTTTGGTTAGTGATACCAACCGATTTGATTTCGGATGCATAAACATCAGCACGCTGCAGGGCAGCCGTGCAGACACGTTGGGTGACTTGCCAGATTTCCTCAGCATCCTGCTCGACCCATCCAGGCTCTGGATAATAATTGGGGATCTCTGAGTAACTGCGCCCCACCAGGGTACCGCTACTATCAAAAACGAAAGCCGTGGTGCCTGTAGTGCCCTGATCAATAGACAGGATCATAAAGTCTCTCGCGCTTATTATTCTTTCTCTCATTACCCTAAGCCTGAGGGAAAGCATTACCTTTGCGCCTCAAGCAAGCATGAGAGTATAAGCGTGATTACTCTTCGTCCAGCGCCCAGCTAATAGCATCTGAAGAGAAACCGCGGTAAGACAGGTAGCGTTGGCGACGTGCGCGCTCCTTCAGTTGCTGTTCCCGCGGCAACGCCAAATCAATTGACGAGCGATATTTGCGCTGTAGCTGCTCATGGGCCAGGGAAAACCAGTCCACCTCTAACTGCTCTAAGACCTGGGATAAAAGCTCTGCGGAAATGCCGCGCTGTTGTAATTCCAGGCGGATACGCAAGGGCCCCTGACCACGCTGAACACGAGAACGGGCAAAAACTTCGGCAAAGCGCTGATCAGACTGGTAGTTGAGCTCTTGCAAGCGCGCGAATAGCGCATCGAAGTCGGCATCGGGGAACTTACCCACCAGCTTCCGCCTCAATTCCAAACGGGAGTGCTCGCGGCGGGTAAGCAGCTCAAGCGCCGCGCCGAAAAGCGCTTGAGCGGGGTCGGCGGTGAAAGCCGCCTTAGAGGAAAAAGACACTTACTCTTGGGGCAGTTCGGCAGCCTCTTCAGGGCTGGCCGGAACCAGATCGCCTAACAGCTGTGCGCGCAGCTGAGCCTCAATTTCATTGCGGATATCGGGGTTATCACGCAGGAACTTGGTAGCATTGGCCTTACCCTGACCAATCTTATCACCCTTGTAGCTATACCAAGCGCCCGCCTTATCAACCAAGCCCAGCTTCACACCGTAGTCGACAACCTCACCAATCATATTGATGCCTTCGCCGTACATGATCTGAAATTCAGTCTGTTTAAAGGGCGGAGCCACCTTGTTCTTCACCACTTTCACGCGGGTCTCGTTACCCACTACTTCATCGCCATCTTTTACCGAGCCGATGCGACGGATATCCAAACGCACGGAGGAGTAGAACTTAAGAGCATTACCACCGGTAGTGGTTTCCGGGGAGCCGAACATTACACCGATCTTCATACGAATCTGGTTGATAAAGATCGCTAAGGTATTGGTGTTCTTGATATTGCCGGTCAACTTACGCAGTGCCTGGGACATCAGACGAGCCTGCAAACCTACGTGGGAATCTCCCATCTCTCCTTCAATTTCAGCGCGCGGTGTCAAGGCTGCAACGGAGTCCACAACCAATACATCCACAGCACCGGAACGCACCAGCATATCTGCCACTTCCAAGGCCTGCTCGCCGGTATCTGGCTGGGAGACGATCAACTCATCAACATTTACACCGAGCTTCTCGGCATAAATGGGATCTAGGGCGTGTTCTGCATCCACGAAAGCACAGGTACCGCCTTTGCGCTGGGCCTCGGCGATCACTTGCAGGGTCAGAGTG
The DNA window shown above is from Microbulbifer variabilis and carries:
- a CDS encoding histidine triad nucleotide-binding protein — encoded protein: MGEPSVFSRIISGEIANEKIYEDDLCIVIEDRAPQAPTHLLIIPRKPLVNLFDANSDDKALLGHLMWVAAELGRKLGLEGFRLVVNNGRSAGQTVFHLHVHLLAQQTMPEQGLAQ
- a CDS encoding Trm112 family protein, producing MDKKLLSLLVCPVSKAPLEYREETQELVCKASGLAYPIKDGIPVMLESEARQLTAEEKLEK
- a CDS encoding alpha/beta hydrolase — translated: MEFLTRNISLHYRRWWVEGARGTVVISHGLGEHSGRYVNLAAHLNRAGFSVYAPDHYGHGLSQGKRGHIEDFSLYSEDLYEFICLVKSGNPGTRLHLLGHSMGAVVACGSAVRYGAVDSLILSAPGFRGAKEPSGLELRLVLILAKMFPGLVLSSRIDSQWLSRDSAVIEAYREDELTHRGVSLRWFETFLREREFLSTNLERLLVPCLMLLPESDRLVDVGVSREWFGRMGSAGKMLHCFPKAYHELFNEVEEGRLARDLLLGHLKSYEPQAGSVVS
- a CDS encoding class I fructose-bisphosphate aldolase, which gives rise to MTVHDELKATIDSLVDGRRGILAADESSGTIAKRFSAVGVESTETNRRDYRAALLSSEGLGDFICGVILFEETLGQSDRGGTPLPEVAAAQGILPGIKVDKGKGPLPGAEGDMITYGLDGLIERLREYKAQGARFAKWREVYPVSAHNPTELGLTANAEMLARYAAVCQSEGVVPIVEPEVLMDGNHSLERSATVNEQVWSSVFHALNRHGVILELMLLKPSMVTPGAELPSAEPQEVAEYTLRSLRRSVPAAVPSINFLSGGQGPEEATENLNALNQLNNAPWQLSFSYGRALQQPALATWHGKLENIEMAQRALVKRACMNHLAMLGKYRDSLEGEG
- the glpK gene encoding glycerol kinase GlpK → MILSIDQGTTGTTAFVFDSSGTLVGRSYSEIPNYYPEPGWVEQDAEEIWQVTQRVCTAALQRADVYASEIKSVGITNQRETTILWDRHTGEPVHRAIVWQCRRSANICAQFATEGKFEWLRARSGLLLDAYFSASKLLWLFREQPDLQARARKGELCFGTVDSWLIWKMSGARAHMTDHTNASRTLLYNLEEKSWDPELLALFECPESILPEIRSSAGYFVDTDPAAFAGVSAPICGVAGDQQAALFGQGCTNPGDLKNTYGTGCFMLAYAGEKHPEPPRGLLATIACDPHGLPGYAVEGSVFTAGSAIQWLRDEMGLIQRAVDSEIIAQSIPNTRGVYLVPAFSGLGAPHWDSSARGTLCGLSRGAGRAEVVRATLESIAYQSDELARLMEEALKVDISHMRVDGGASANNFLMQFQADISDLRVERPRQIESTAIGAALLAGIGSGLWHFHQLPERLLEIERDFLPGMPAEKRDSLLTGWKRAVAACKAF
- a CDS encoding regulatory protein RecX; amino-acid sequence: MSFSSKAAFTADPAQALFGAALELLTRREHSRLELRRKLVGKFPDADFDALFARLQELNYQSDQRFAEVFARSRVQRGQGPLRIRLELQQRGISAELLSQVLEQLEVDWFSLAHEQLQRKYRSSIDLALPREQQLKERARRQRYLSYRGFSSDAISWALDEE
- the recA gene encoding recombinase RecA; this translates as MDSNKDKALKAALSQIERQFGKGTVMRMGDKERERIPAISTGSLGLDVALGIGGLPRGRIVEIYGPESSGKTTLTLQVIAEAQRKGGTCAFVDAEHALDPIYAEKLGVNVDELIVSQPDTGEQALEVADMLVRSGAVDVLVVDSVAALTPRAEIEGEMGDSHVGLQARLMSQALRKLTGNIKNTNTLAIFINQIRMKIGVMFGSPETTTGGNALKFYSSVRLDIRRIGSVKDGDEVVGNETRVKVVKNKVAPPFKQTEFQIMYGEGINMIGEVVDYGVKLGLVDKAGAWYSYKGDKIGQGKANATKFLRDNPDIRNEIEAQLRAQLLGDLVPASPEEAAELPQE